A DNA window from Hordeum vulgare subsp. vulgare chromosome 1H, MorexV3_pseudomolecules_assembly, whole genome shotgun sequence contains the following coding sequences:
- the LOC123444991 gene encoding uncharacterized protein LOC123444991, which yields MESDKPASLLGTLRTAVKKVRFLLSFSATRWIISSIAGRRTAPSATAPLRLSFGSRRPGLLDAEDDRSPASSSTSGPTRTASLGSGGVSRTSSAVAASDYSRSASSGATSSSSSSGGSSPAGDEDIDRRAELFIANFYKHIQMERQVSLQLRYCRDDSLQERSPTRRVT from the coding sequence ATGGAGTCCGACAAGCCGGCGTCGCTCCTGGGGACGCTCCGGACGGCGGTGAAGAAGGTGCGGTTCCTGCTCTCCTTCAGCGCCACGCGCTGGATCATCTCCTCCATCGCCGGCCGCCGGACCGCGCCCAGCGCAACGGCGCCGCTCCGCCTCAGCTTCGGGTCCAGGCGGCCGGGCCTGCTCGACGCGGAGGACGACCGCTCCCCCGCGTCGTCGTCGACCTCCGGGCCGACGAGGACGGCGAGCCTCGGGTCGGGCGGCGTGTCGCGGACGAGCAGCGCGGTGGCCGCGTCGGACTACTCGAGGTCCGCGTCGTCGGGCgccacgtcgtcgtcgtcgtcgagcgGGGGGTCGTCGCCGGCGGGGGACGAGGACATCGACCGGCGCGCGGAgctcttcatcgccaacttctacAAGCACATCCAGATGGAGCGGCAGGTGTCGCTGCAGCTGCGCTACTGCAGGGACGACAGCCTGCAGGAGAGGTCGCCTACCCGCAGGGTCACTTGA